A genomic window from Luteolibacter sp. LG18 includes:
- the trmB gene encoding tRNA (guanosine(46)-N7)-methyltransferase TrmB, whose amino-acid sequence MTATEPARTRTAFPAEFMPADYFKRWEPVAVFGDAKPLEIDLGCGDGSFLLGMAEQYPERNFLGVERLLGRVRKVSKRITKAGLPNAKVLRLESRYTVEWLLPPASASRMHLLCPDPWPKAKHHRRRLIQQPFLEAVWNALQPGGEFLFMTDHPEYYEWGVEEIAKFARFERLEWEEDTFFYPKTDFQIQWEAEGKRMWRLRVRKPAGA is encoded by the coding sequence GTGACCGCCACCGAGCCCGCCCGCACCCGCACCGCGTTTCCCGCCGAGTTCATGCCCGCGGACTATTTCAAGCGCTGGGAACCCGTGGCGGTCTTCGGAGACGCCAAGCCGCTCGAAATCGATCTCGGCTGCGGCGATGGCTCGTTCCTGCTCGGCATGGCGGAGCAGTATCCGGAGCGAAATTTCCTCGGCGTCGAGCGCCTGCTCGGCCGGGTCCGCAAGGTCAGCAAGCGCATCACCAAGGCCGGCCTGCCGAACGCCAAGGTGCTGCGCTTGGAAAGCCGCTACACCGTGGAATGGCTGCTGCCTCCCGCCTCCGCCAGCCGCATGCACCTGCTGTGCCCGGACCCGTGGCCGAAGGCGAAGCACCACCGCCGCCGCCTGATCCAGCAGCCCTTCCTCGAAGCGGTCTGGAACGCCCTCCAACCCGGCGGCGAGTTCCTGTTCATGACCGACCACCCCGAATACTACGAGTGGGGCGTGGAGGAGATCGCGAAGTTCGCCCGCTTCGAGCGTCTGGAGTGGGAGGAAGACACCTTCTTCTACCCGAAGACCGACTTCCAGATCCAGTGGGAGGCGGAGGGCAAACGCATGTGGCGGCTGCGCGTGCGAAAGCCCGCAGGGGCGTGA
- the rlmB gene encoding 23S rRNA (guanosine(2251)-2'-O)-methyltransferase RlmB — protein MKQRPRGPASRHDRQEHQARDNRHVRSTEETTPSLDEEDLYTLLADKKDAFVLILDCVQDPHNLGAILRTADGAGVHAVVAPKDKAVGITDTVRRISVGASDHVPFVQVTNLARTMEKLKAAGLWLVGTSDRADKSIYELDLKGPLGLVLGAEEKGMRRLTEENCDFLASLPMAGKVECLNVSVATGVCLYEAVRQRRGGK, from the coding sequence ATGAAACAGCGCCCGCGCGGCCCAGCCTCCCGTCACGACCGCCAAGAACACCAGGCCCGCGACAACCGCCACGTCCGCAGCACCGAGGAAACCACACCCTCGCTCGATGAGGAGGATCTCTATACCCTCCTCGCGGACAAAAAGGACGCCTTCGTCCTGATCCTTGACTGCGTCCAGGACCCCCACAACCTCGGCGCCATCCTCCGCACCGCCGATGGCGCGGGCGTCCACGCCGTGGTCGCCCCAAAGGACAAGGCCGTGGGTATCACCGACACCGTCCGCCGCATTTCCGTGGGCGCGTCCGACCATGTGCCCTTCGTGCAGGTCACCAATCTCGCCCGCACCATGGAGAAGCTCAAGGCCGCCGGCCTGTGGCTGGTCGGCACCTCTGACCGCGCCGACAAATCGATCTACGAACTCGACCTCAAGGGCCCGCTCGGCCTCGTGCTCGGTGCCGAGGAAAAAGGCATGCGGCGCCTCACCGAGGAGAACTGCGACTTCCTCGCCTCTCTCCCGATGGCCGGCAAGGTCGAGTGCCTGAACGTCTCCGTCGCCACCGGCGTGTGCCTCTACGAAGCCGTCCGCCAACGCCGCGGCGGCAAATGA
- a CDS encoding DUF1802 family protein: MSDVIGFKEWQVVCDALASGRQTVILRKGGIHEGRAGFSFAHESFFLFPTRFHAQGNHVTEGAAEPMPEWQPGDTVRITHHAKALWARTLTDWNQVDALTPYHIYAPELVRERFDWEGKGMTSGSIHVALLQVSQLAEPWEFPYAGKYGGCRSWVNLPAPPENWEKASTPVIDSSTMSHIDMTLGQIRAH; encoded by the coding sequence ATGTCAGACGTGATCGGCTTCAAAGAGTGGCAGGTAGTGTGTGACGCCCTCGCGTCCGGTCGCCAAACGGTAATTCTTCGCAAAGGCGGCATCCATGAAGGCCGTGCAGGCTTCTCCTTCGCCCACGAGTCGTTTTTCCTTTTCCCAACCCGCTTCCACGCCCAAGGCAATCATGTGACGGAAGGTGCGGCCGAGCCCATGCCTGAGTGGCAACCCGGAGATACAGTTCGTATCACCCACCACGCCAAAGCACTATGGGCGAGAACCCTTACTGACTGGAACCAAGTCGACGCCCTTACCCCCTATCATATTTACGCCCCAGAACTCGTCCGTGAACGGTTCGATTGGGAGGGCAAAGGCATGACCAGCGGCAGCATCCACGTCGCCCTCCTCCAAGTCAGCCAACTCGCCGAACCTTGGGAGTTCCCTTACGCAGGGAAATACGGAGGCTGCAGAAGCTGGGTAAACCTACCTGCTCCTCCGGAAAACTGGGAAAAGGCAAGCACACCGGTGATCGATTCGAGCACTATGAGCCACATCGACATGACCCTTGGGCAGATCCGCGCCCACTGA
- the thiE gene encoding thiamine phosphate synthase, which yields MLATAKLYAILDLGYVQPVDAARITSALLAGGAGLLQLRAKGKDRETITAVARELVPLCHEAGVPFILNDYPDLAAELGADGVHIGQDDGPLAAARAIVGEGKIIGRSTHSLEQAEAALAEGFDYIGFGPLFPTPTKLGRPGIGMENVAEMERRVGSKIPAFCIGGIKRSNLPEVLAAGARRVVIVSDLLTAEDVAQATRLVVDRLS from the coding sequence ATGCTCGCGACCGCGAAACTCTACGCCATCCTTGATCTCGGCTACGTCCAGCCCGTGGATGCGGCGCGGATCACCTCCGCGCTGCTGGCGGGTGGAGCCGGGCTGCTCCAGCTCCGGGCGAAGGGCAAGGACCGGGAAACCATTACGGCGGTGGCCCGGGAACTGGTCCCGCTGTGCCACGAGGCCGGAGTGCCGTTCATTCTCAACGATTACCCCGATCTGGCGGCTGAGCTCGGTGCGGACGGGGTCCACATCGGTCAGGACGATGGCCCGCTGGCCGCGGCCCGGGCGATCGTGGGCGAGGGAAAGATCATCGGCCGCTCGACCCATTCGCTGGAGCAGGCGGAAGCCGCGCTGGCCGAGGGATTCGACTACATCGGGTTCGGCCCGTTGTTTCCGACGCCTACCAAACTGGGCCGCCCCGGGATCGGCATGGAGAACGTCGCCGAAATGGAGCGGCGGGTGGGTTCGAAGATCCCCGCGTTCTGCATCGGTGGCATCAAGCGCTCCAATTTGCCCGAAGTGCTCGCGGCCGGTGCGCGTCGGGTGGTGATCGTGTCCGACCTCCTGACCGCGGAAGATGTGGCTCAGGCGACCCGGTTGGTGGTGGATCGGCTTTCCTAG
- a CDS encoding PfkB family carbohydrate kinase, whose translation MATPSAILVGGTIAIDHVKTPAAEAENLLGGSASYAALAASYFTAPVHLVGIVGQDFPPQHLAMLESHGVTLEGVERSEGDSFAWSGEYHENMNDRTTRSVSVNVLENWEVKVPASLAASPIVVLANMSPDNQLQMLDQCTAAERFVVADTMDLWINIARERLHEVLKRIDLLVINEGEARDFMGTSNLILAGRRLLETGPRNVVIKLGEFGAMLFSEQETGDSEWELSENTFFRCAAFPLREVADPTGAGDTFLGGLAGHLAATGKTRFGFDDIRRAVVQGSVVASFTCEAFSTRRLESLDEAAIGQRLDLFKRMSDW comes from the coding sequence ATGGCCACTCCCTCTGCAATCCTCGTTGGTGGAACGATCGCGATCGATCACGTGAAAACGCCCGCGGCGGAGGCGGAGAACCTGCTCGGGGGCTCGGCGTCGTATGCAGCCTTGGCCGCGTCCTATTTCACCGCTCCGGTCCACCTGGTCGGCATCGTCGGCCAGGACTTCCCGCCGCAGCATCTCGCGATGCTGGAGAGCCACGGCGTCACCCTTGAGGGGGTGGAGCGTTCGGAGGGAGACTCCTTCGCTTGGTCCGGGGAGTACCATGAGAACATGAACGACCGCACGACCCGCAGTGTCTCGGTCAACGTCCTGGAGAACTGGGAGGTGAAGGTGCCGGCGTCGCTCGCCGCCAGCCCGATCGTGGTGCTCGCGAACATGTCGCCGGACAACCAGCTCCAGATGCTGGACCAGTGCACCGCCGCCGAGCGCTTCGTGGTGGCGGACACCATGGACCTGTGGATCAACATTGCCCGGGAGCGCCTGCATGAGGTGCTGAAGCGCATCGATCTGTTGGTGATCAACGAGGGCGAGGCCCGTGATTTCATGGGAACCTCCAACCTGATCCTGGCGGGCCGCCGTCTTCTCGAAACCGGCCCCCGCAATGTCGTTATCAAGCTGGGCGAGTTCGGGGCCATGTTGTTCTCCGAGCAGGAAACCGGTGACTCCGAGTGGGAGCTTTCCGAGAACACCTTCTTCCGCTGCGCCGCTTTCCCGCTGCGCGAGGTGGCGGATCCGACCGGAGCGGGGGATACCTTCCTCGGCGGTCTCGCCGGGCACCTCGCGGCGACCGGCAAGACCCGGTTCGGTTTCGATGATATCCGCCGTGCGGTGGTTCAGGGCTCGGTGGTGGCGTCGTTCACCTGTGAGGCATTTTCGACCCGCCGCTTGGAATCCTTGGACGAGGCGGCCATCGGTCAGCGCTTGGATCTCTTCAAGCGCATGAGCGATTGGTGA
- the accB gene encoding acetyl-CoA carboxylase biotin carboxyl carrier protein — protein sequence MDLQEIRKIVELMNEHGLTYFDLTGEDFHIKMKKGPDLEALRGLIGSIPAAAPVAVAAPAAAPAATGAPAAAPAAEGAEINSPMVGTFYRKPAPDAPNFVEVGTAVSEGQTLCIIEAMKVMNEIKAERSGTICAVVAEEGNPVQYGDVLFRIK from the coding sequence GTGGACCTCCAGGAAATCCGTAAGATCGTCGAGCTCATGAACGAGCATGGACTCACCTATTTCGATCTCACCGGTGAGGATTTCCACATCAAGATGAAGAAGGGCCCGGATCTCGAGGCCCTGCGCGGCCTGATCGGCTCCATCCCGGCCGCCGCCCCGGTGGCCGTGGCTGCTCCTGCCGCCGCCCCCGCCGCCACGGGTGCTCCCGCCGCCGCTCCGGCTGCCGAAGGCGCGGAGATCAATTCCCCGATGGTGGGCACTTTCTACCGCAAGCCGGCTCCGGATGCCCCGAACTTCGTCGAAGTCGGCACCGCCGTTTCCGAAGGCCAGACGCTCTGCATCATCGAAGCGATGAAGGTCATGAACGAGATCAAGGCCGAGCGCTCCGGCACGATCTGCGCCGTGGTCGCCGAGGAAGGCAACCCGGTCCAATACGGCGACGTCCTCTTCCGCATCAAGTGA
- a CDS encoding TIGR02597 family protein, producing MKPFHSFAMLAAIAAVGQAFAVDATTTPVGYVSLGNKTTGQPAIADGSDVAISIPLVNAAAFTSTVASVAGNVVTLSASPTLGTGPFIAVVESGTKEGLVALVASTSGANVTLTLQPGDSLTGVSAGNTVSIRPASTIKSFFSGNTLVDGLELDAFSGATAGTNLAPDALFFYFAGDWYDAGSNIANDTVLYPGESFIIRNVTGSNQQSLVVSGEVPKFNSRVVISKLAAGTEQDNRISYLSPVDQTIGSSGLGSSDGDQLIFFDNGVGLNKSGDNLFYFAGAWYDGGSNDVTNTFTLKAGEGYIYRRVADAPVGDVVVSDSQSYRASL from the coding sequence ATGAAACCATTTCACTCCTTCGCCATGCTCGCCGCGATCGCCGCGGTCGGTCAGGCATTCGCCGTTGATGCTACCACCACGCCGGTGGGGTATGTGAGCCTGGGCAACAAAACCACGGGGCAGCCGGCAATCGCCGACGGTTCCGACGTGGCGATCTCCATTCCGCTTGTGAACGCGGCTGCTTTCACGAGCACGGTCGCTTCCGTGGCGGGCAATGTAGTGACTCTTTCCGCTTCGCCGACCCTCGGAACCGGTCCTTTCATCGCGGTGGTTGAGTCTGGCACGAAAGAAGGCTTGGTCGCTCTCGTTGCTTCGACCTCGGGTGCTAACGTGACTCTCACCCTTCAGCCTGGAGACAGCCTTACCGGCGTGTCCGCTGGCAATACGGTTTCGATTCGCCCGGCCAGCACGATCAAGAGCTTTTTCTCGGGCAACACCCTTGTCGACGGCCTGGAGCTCGACGCTTTCAGCGGTGCAACGGCTGGAACGAACCTCGCGCCGGATGCTCTGTTTTTCTACTTCGCCGGTGACTGGTATGACGCAGGCAGCAATATTGCCAATGACACCGTTCTTTATCCGGGTGAGAGTTTCATCATCCGCAATGTCACCGGTAGCAACCAGCAGTCGCTGGTGGTGTCGGGAGAAGTGCCGAAGTTCAACAGCCGCGTCGTGATCTCCAAATTGGCGGCTGGCACCGAACAGGACAACCGCATCTCCTATCTGTCGCCGGTTGATCAAACCATCGGTTCCTCTGGATTGGGCTCTTCTGACGGCGATCAGTTGATCTTTTTCGACAATGGTGTCGGCCTGAATAAGTCCGGCGACAACCTCTTCTACTTTGCGGGTGCTTGGTATGATGGTGGTAGCAATGATGTGACCAACACTTTTACCCTCAAGGCGGGTGAAGGCTACATCTACCGTCGCGTTGCCGATGCGCCAGTGGGCGATGTTGTTGTTTCCGATAGCCAAAGCTATCGCGCTTCTCTCTGA
- a CDS encoding homoserine O-acetyltransferase, whose product MSNVTTRFFRTGSAADPFRLRDGGEMGEVTLAYETWGTLNEDGSNAILLFHALSGSHHAAGFNPDIEAINGIWQPELHEGWWSDMIGPGLAIDTNRYFVICANYLGGCYGSSGPTSLDPETGKPLGSKFPHVTAADQVEAQARLLDDFGIGKLVAVIGPSVGGLLALTFATRFPQRVANVISIASGYKTTVLNRLVLFEQILAIENDPNFNGGDYYDAAPPLYGLALARMISHKTFVHLDAIEKRARQDVVQPDDVLAWYRVRDQFQSYMLHQGKKFVKRFDANTYLRINDMWSRFDGAQEGDAGSPEDLFARVKDAGQKWLVFSIDSDFCFYPEEQTELVSHLERAKVDVMHITVHSDKGHDSFLLEPNLYTPHIAWVLGRS is encoded by the coding sequence ATGTCGAATGTCACCACCCGCTTTTTCCGCACGGGAAGCGCCGCCGATCCGTTCCGTTTGCGTGACGGCGGGGAGATGGGCGAGGTGACGCTGGCGTATGAGACCTGGGGGACGTTGAACGAGGATGGATCGAACGCGATTCTGCTGTTTCACGCGCTTTCAGGCTCGCACCACGCGGCGGGGTTCAACCCGGACATCGAGGCGATCAATGGGATCTGGCAGCCGGAGCTGCACGAGGGCTGGTGGTCCGACATGATCGGGCCGGGCCTGGCCATCGACACGAACCGCTATTTCGTGATCTGTGCCAATTACCTTGGCGGCTGTTATGGATCGAGCGGTCCGACGTCCCTGGACCCGGAGACGGGCAAGCCGTTGGGATCGAAGTTCCCGCATGTGACCGCCGCGGACCAGGTGGAAGCCCAGGCGCGGCTGCTGGATGATTTCGGCATCGGAAAGCTGGTGGCGGTGATCGGACCGTCGGTCGGCGGCCTGTTGGCGCTGACCTTCGCGACGCGATTCCCGCAGCGGGTGGCGAACGTGATTTCGATTGCTTCCGGCTACAAGACCACGGTGTTGAACCGGCTGGTGTTGTTCGAGCAGATCCTGGCGATCGAGAATGATCCGAATTTCAATGGTGGCGATTACTACGACGCCGCTCCGCCGCTGTATGGTCTCGCGCTGGCACGTATGATCTCGCACAAGACCTTCGTGCACCTCGATGCGATCGAGAAGCGGGCGCGCCAGGACGTGGTGCAGCCGGACGACGTGCTGGCCTGGTACCGCGTGCGCGACCAGTTCCAGAGCTACATGCTGCACCAGGGGAAGAAGTTCGTGAAACGCTTCGATGCGAACACCTACCTGCGGATCAACGACATGTGGTCGCGCTTCGATGGGGCGCAGGAAGGGGACGCGGGTTCACCGGAGGACCTGTTCGCCCGCGTCAAGGATGCCGGCCAGAAGTGGCTGGTGTTCTCGATCGACTCGGACTTCTGCTTTTACCCCGAGGAACAGACGGAGCTGGTGAGTCACTTGGAGAGGGCGAAGGTGGATGTGATGCACATCACCGTGCACTCGGACAAGGGCCACGATTCGTTCCTGCTGGAGCCGAACCTCTACACCCCGCACATCGCGTGGGTGCTGGGGCGGTCTTGA
- a CDS encoding WD40 repeat domain-containing protein, translating to MSVQAGATPLSEQGKVEGAWFAGNGDRIIASERGGRIGFWDAVSGEALAAEIDRFVGGENSWSKVDQEGKWVLAGSKEGGSRLYDFQTGKAMSAEIPASFQNGRIRAALSPGGFRLMTFEQREVARIHDTKTGQKVAEIPLDVSKDDPDAMPEGVFEQNGKRAWILDSSGAIRCFDTTTWKPVGETLRHPGSGYYSRLSIGADGRYIMACSDQPDCGGIGMVCVWDAATRRLVGKPVEKAWGAGAEFVDGGKRMRVFFGRGASYVASLPSWSADYYLPMHSDLDGPHVLGADAGRLFVSWGADGIVSFTEASTGSPRGSYHGSEPVLQIAASPVKDRVVALLGRERLAEEKAGSATLMRLDRKEDAAPGQPLVCTGYTSLRYQEVLTGDSLAISPDGVRVLLVVDGRVRLFQVADLKELPSTTVAGVAR from the coding sequence TTGAGCGTGCAGGCCGGAGCGACTCCGCTTTCGGAGCAAGGGAAGGTCGAGGGGGCATGGTTCGCGGGTAACGGCGATAGGATCATCGCTTCGGAAAGAGGAGGCCGCATCGGGTTCTGGGATGCCGTGAGCGGGGAGGCCTTGGCTGCGGAAATTGACCGGTTTGTGGGCGGCGAGAATTCCTGGTCCAAGGTCGATCAGGAGGGAAAATGGGTCCTCGCTGGTTCCAAGGAAGGTGGTAGCCGACTTTATGATTTTCAGACCGGCAAGGCGATGTCGGCGGAAATCCCGGCTTCTTTTCAGAATGGCCGGATTCGGGCGGCGCTGTCTCCTGGAGGCTTCCGCTTGATGACTTTCGAGCAACGCGAGGTGGCGAGGATCCACGATACCAAGACCGGCCAGAAGGTGGCGGAGATCCCGTTGGACGTTTCCAAGGACGACCCGGACGCCATGCCGGAAGGCGTGTTCGAGCAGAATGGCAAGAGAGCATGGATACTCGACAGCAGTGGAGCGATCCGTTGTTTCGACACCACGACGTGGAAGCCGGTGGGAGAGACGCTCCGGCATCCTGGGTCGGGATATTACTCGAGGTTGTCGATCGGGGCGGACGGGCGTTACATCATGGCTTGCAGCGATCAGCCCGATTGCGGAGGGATAGGAATGGTGTGCGTATGGGATGCCGCCACGCGTCGCTTGGTCGGGAAACCGGTGGAGAAAGCCTGGGGGGCGGGGGCGGAATTCGTGGATGGCGGCAAAAGGATGCGGGTCTTCTTCGGGCGCGGGGCGAGCTATGTCGCCTCGTTGCCGTCATGGAGCGCTGACTATTACCTGCCGATGCACAGTGATCTGGATGGGCCTCACGTCCTGGGTGCGGACGCTGGGCGCCTGTTCGTCTCATGGGGTGCGGACGGGATTGTGTCCTTCACCGAGGCGTCCACAGGCTCCCCCCGGGGTTCCTATCACGGGAGCGAGCCAGTGCTCCAAATCGCGGCAAGTCCGGTGAAGGATCGCGTCGTTGCGTTGCTGGGGAGGGAGCGCCTCGCCGAGGAAAAAGCAGGTTCCGCCACCCTCATGCGATTGGACCGGAAAGAGGATGCTGCTCCGGGACAGCCGTTGGTCTGCACAGGGTATACCTCACTTCGGTATCAGGAAGTCCTGACAGGTGACAGCCTAGCCATTTCGCCGGATGGGGTGCGGGTTTTGCTGGTGGTCGATGGCCGGGTCCGGCTTTTCCAAGTGGCGGATCTCAAGGAACTCCCCTCCACCACGGTGGCCGGGGTGGCGCGGTGA
- the accC gene encoding acetyl-CoA carboxylase biotin carboxylase subunit, with translation MFKRVLVANRGEIALRIIRACRELGVESVAVYSEADVDSMHVHLADEAVCIGPASSKESYLKPDRIIAAAEITGADAIHPGYGFLSENARFAEICATSGIKFIGPSASVISMMGDKATARATAVANGVPVTPGSGIMADAETALVEAKKIGLPVMIKATAGGGGRGMRPCFKEEDFISLFRAASNEALAAFGNGECYLEKLVLNPHHIEFQVIADTHGNFIHLGERDCSMQRRNQKIIEECPSPLLTPELRARMGKASVDLISAIGYENAGTIEYLVDEAGENFYFMEMNTRIQVEHPVTEEVMGCELIKEQIRVAAGEPLSHHVLDATPRGHSIECRINAEDPYNNFCPSPGKIDLWYAPGGKGVRVDTHVYSGYSVPPHYDSMIAKLIVTGATREIAIARMKRALGEFMIRGIKTTIPFQLEIMNHPDFVSGTYDIGWVTRYLEEKKA, from the coding sequence ATGTTCAAGCGCGTCCTGGTCGCCAATCGCGGCGAAATCGCCCTCCGCATCATCCGCGCCTGCCGTGAGCTCGGCGTCGAATCCGTGGCCGTCTACTCCGAGGCGGACGTCGATTCCATGCACGTCCACCTCGCCGATGAGGCGGTCTGTATCGGGCCTGCCTCCAGCAAGGAGAGCTATCTCAAGCCGGACCGCATCATCGCCGCCGCCGAGATCACCGGTGCGGACGCGATCCATCCGGGCTACGGCTTCCTTTCGGAGAACGCCCGCTTCGCGGAAATCTGCGCCACCTCCGGCATCAAGTTCATCGGGCCGTCCGCCTCCGTCATTTCGATGATGGGCGACAAGGCCACCGCCCGTGCCACCGCGGTGGCGAATGGCGTGCCGGTCACCCCGGGCTCCGGCATCATGGCCGATGCCGAAACCGCGCTGGTGGAAGCGAAGAAGATCGGCCTGCCGGTGATGATCAAGGCGACTGCCGGCGGCGGTGGCCGCGGCATGCGCCCGTGCTTCAAGGAGGAGGACTTCATTTCCCTGTTCCGCGCCGCTTCGAACGAGGCCCTCGCGGCCTTCGGCAATGGCGAGTGCTACCTGGAGAAGCTGGTGCTCAACCCGCACCACATCGAGTTCCAAGTCATCGCCGACACCCACGGCAATTTCATCCACCTCGGCGAGCGCGATTGCTCGATGCAGCGCCGCAACCAGAAGATCATCGAGGAGTGTCCCTCGCCGCTGCTGACTCCCGAACTGCGCGCGCGCATGGGCAAGGCCTCCGTGGATCTGATCTCCGCGATCGGCTACGAGAACGCGGGCACGATCGAGTACCTCGTCGATGAGGCGGGCGAGAACTTCTACTTCATGGAGATGAACACCCGCATCCAGGTGGAGCATCCCGTGACGGAGGAAGTGATGGGCTGCGAGCTCATCAAGGAGCAGATCCGCGTGGCAGCCGGTGAGCCGCTGTCGCACCACGTGCTCGACGCCACCCCGCGCGGCCACTCGATCGAGTGCCGCATCAATGCGGAGGACCCCTACAACAATTTCTGCCCCAGCCCGGGCAAGATCGACCTCTGGTATGCCCCGGGTGGCAAGGGTGTGCGCGTGGACACCCACGTTTACTCCGGCTACTCCGTGCCGCCGCACTACGACTCGATGATCGCCAAGCTCATCGTGACCGGTGCCACCCGTGAGATCGCCATCGCCCGCATGAAGCGCGCGCTCGGCGAATTCATGATCCGCGGCATCAAGACCACCATCCCCTTCCAGCTCGAAATCATGAATCATCCGGATTTCGTCAGCGGCACCTACGACATCGGTTGGGTGACCCGTTACCTGGAAGAGAAGAAGGCCTGA